One Streptomyces lincolnensis genomic region harbors:
- a CDS encoding RICIN domain-containing protein, with amino-acid sequence MAFPAPASAAPLTVHVSPSGTGTDCSSAQPCSLTAAQTAVRSLNDAMSDDIVVQLADGVYRLDRPLRLTAEDSGSGGHRVVWQAAPSARPVITGARAVTGWSVADAGKNIWRANVPAGLDARQLYVDGAVATRARTQVNRSDFTASSAGMRFSNGALSYLNNLANQSRVEVESVNSFTDRYSPVQSISGNFITMQQPAWNNNNFGYDTLMRPHRAGPFYLTNAYEFLDSPGEWYLNPTAGSLYYVPQAGQNMSNVSVELPTLQSLVNLGGTYSEPAHHITFSGITFTGTSWLGPSSNQGYVDQQTGAYIAGNWNWPGFDSCHNGCTQFEAARPHWLQMPSAVQISAANTITFSDSRFVNLGQTAIGIGNDAGAHASGVGLGASDITVTRSEIARSSAGGILVGGVRADAHHPGDQRMVNRDITISNNRIHDLGADYRGIVSVLTTYVTNSLVAQNEVYNMPYSGMSIGYGWGANDAGGSSHYANRGLYNYQPRYTTPTTASNNRLIGNYIHDVMQQMNDGGCIYTLGWNPSAQISRNHCLRTNGYFGTYFDEGSKYYTVTNNVFSNTGTWATANYWGGENMGNWTVTNNWSTNGSTNVTNGDRGNVVSGNVTVTNGNWPSGAQDVMASAGPQGTTPPPTGQQIVGAQSGRCLTVPGAGTTNGTQTQLQDCTGAAGQTWTYTTGKQLTVPGNKCLDASGRGTTNGTPVVIWDCNGQNNQQWNVNPNGTITGVQSGLCLDANAAGTANGTRITLWSCHGGTNQQWDSR; translated from the coding sequence ATGGCGTTCCCGGCGCCCGCATCCGCGGCTCCCCTCACTGTGCACGTCTCGCCGTCCGGCACCGGCACCGACTGTTCCAGCGCGCAGCCGTGCTCACTGACAGCCGCGCAGACGGCGGTGCGATCGCTCAACGACGCCATGTCGGACGACATCGTGGTGCAGTTGGCCGACGGTGTGTACCGGCTTGACCGGCCCTTGCGGCTGACGGCGGAGGACTCCGGCTCAGGCGGTCACAGGGTCGTGTGGCAGGCCGCCCCGTCGGCGCGTCCGGTGATCACCGGTGCCCGGGCGGTCACCGGCTGGTCGGTGGCCGACGCGGGCAAAAACATCTGGCGGGCCAACGTGCCCGCCGGTCTCGATGCCCGGCAGCTCTATGTCGACGGCGCCGTCGCCACCCGGGCCCGCACGCAGGTGAACAGGTCCGATTTCACGGCCTCCAGCGCCGGAATGAGGTTCTCGAATGGTGCGCTGAGCTATCTGAACAACCTGGCCAACCAGAGTCGGGTCGAGGTGGAGAGCGTCAACTCCTTCACCGACCGGTACTCGCCGGTGCAGAGCATCAGTGGGAACTTCATCACGATGCAGCAGCCGGCGTGGAACAACAACAACTTCGGCTACGACACCCTCATGCGGCCGCACCGGGCCGGTCCGTTCTACCTGACCAACGCGTACGAGTTCCTTGACTCGCCCGGCGAGTGGTACCTCAACCCCACGGCCGGATCCTTGTACTACGTCCCCCAGGCCGGGCAGAACATGAGCAACGTCAGTGTGGAACTGCCGACGCTGCAGTCGCTGGTGAACCTCGGGGGCACGTACAGCGAGCCGGCGCACCACATCACGTTCAGCGGGATCACCTTCACCGGTACGAGCTGGCTGGGCCCGAGCAGCAACCAGGGTTACGTGGACCAGCAGACCGGCGCGTACATCGCGGGCAACTGGAACTGGCCGGGCTTCGACTCCTGCCACAACGGCTGCACGCAGTTCGAGGCCGCCCGGCCACACTGGCTGCAGATGCCGTCCGCCGTGCAGATCTCCGCCGCCAACACCATCACCTTCAGCGACTCCCGGTTCGTCAACCTGGGCCAGACGGCCATCGGTATCGGCAACGACGCGGGCGCGCACGCCAGCGGCGTCGGCCTGGGCGCCAGCGACATCACGGTGACCCGGTCGGAGATCGCCCGGAGCTCAGCCGGTGGCATCCTCGTGGGCGGTGTGCGCGCCGACGCCCACCACCCCGGCGACCAGCGCATGGTCAACAGGGACATCACGATCAGCAACAACCGCATCCACGACCTCGGAGCGGACTACCGGGGCATCGTCTCCGTCCTGACCACGTACGTCACCAACAGCCTCGTCGCCCAGAACGAGGTCTACAACATGCCGTACTCCGGCATGTCGATCGGGTACGGCTGGGGCGCCAACGACGCGGGCGGCAGCAGCCACTACGCCAACCGCGGCCTGTACAACTACCAGCCGCGCTACACGACGCCGACCACCGCGTCCAACAACCGGCTCATCGGCAACTACATCCACGATGTCATGCAGCAGATGAACGACGGTGGCTGCATCTACACGCTCGGATGGAACCCGAGCGCGCAGATCAGCCGGAACCACTGCCTGCGGACCAACGGATACTTCGGGACGTACTTCGACGAGGGCTCGAAGTACTACACGGTCACCAACAATGTCTTCTCGAACACCGGTACGTGGGCGACGGCCAACTACTGGGGTGGCGAGAACATGGGGAACTGGACCGTCACCAACAACTGGTCGACCAACGGCAGCACGAACGTGACCAACGGGGACCGCGGCAACGTGGTCTCCGGCAATGTCACGGTCACCAATGGCAACTGGCCTTCCGGTGCCCAGGACGTGATGGCGTCCGCCGGACCGCAGGGCACCACCCCGCCGCCCACGGGTCAGCAGATCGTGGGCGCGCAGTCCGGCCGCTGCCTGACCGTCCCCGGCGCCGGCACCACCAACGGCACCCAGACCCAACTCCAGGACTGCACCGGCGCAGCCGGCCAGACCTGGACCTACACCACCGGCAAACAACTGACCGTCCCCGGCAACAAGTGCCTCGACGCCAGCGGACGCGGCACCACCAACGGCACCCCGGTCGTCATCTGGGACTGCAACGGCCAGAACAACCAACAGTGGAACGTCAACCCCAACGGCACCATCACCGGCGTCCAGTCCGGACTGTGCCTCGACGCCAACGCCGCCGGCACCGCCAACGGCACCAGGATCACCCTCTGGTCCTGCCACGGCGGCACCAACCAGCAGTGGGACTCGCGATAG
- a CDS encoding FadR/GntR family transcriptional regulator — protein MTAVPQSSAEASEAPAWSRRPANLAAAVTAELVERIVRGVHPSGSPLPPEPVLCETFAVSRTVVREAVKILQEKGLVQVRQGVGTMVTPPAMWNMLDELVLGATIAEDESLAILDHLVATRRALESDMANVAARLANAEVIDQLRSLVERMDELVDDPASYHEEDRAFHDTVMQASGNRIGRAVVRSLERQVINSARYMGRTGRAFCVASNHGHRRIYERIAAHDPKGAAEAMFTHITEAWVVRRSGPGEPTRLRR, from the coding sequence ATGACGGCAGTACCGCAGTCATCCGCAGAGGCCTCCGAGGCCCCCGCCTGGAGTCGGCGCCCGGCGAACCTTGCCGCCGCGGTCACGGCTGAGCTGGTGGAGCGGATCGTCCGTGGAGTGCATCCGTCCGGTTCGCCGCTCCCCCCCGAGCCCGTGCTCTGCGAGACTTTCGCGGTCAGCCGCACCGTGGTCCGCGAGGCGGTGAAGATACTTCAGGAGAAGGGGCTGGTGCAGGTCCGCCAGGGCGTCGGCACGATGGTTACCCCGCCGGCGATGTGGAACATGCTTGACGAGCTGGTCCTCGGCGCGACCATCGCCGAAGACGAGAGCCTGGCCATCCTCGATCACCTCGTCGCGACCCGCCGTGCGCTGGAGTCCGATATGGCCAACGTCGCTGCCCGCCTGGCGAACGCCGAGGTGATCGACCAGCTACGCAGCCTGGTGGAGCGGATGGATGAGCTCGTCGACGACCCCGCTTCGTACCACGAAGAGGACCGGGCCTTCCACGACACCGTCATGCAGGCGTCGGGGAACCGCATCGGCCGTGCCGTGGTCCGTTCGCTGGAGCGCCAGGTCATCAACTCTGCCCGTTACATGGGCCGAACCGGCCGCGCCTTCTGCGTCGCGTCCAACCACGGCCATCGGCGCATCTACGAGCGGATCGCCGCGCACGACCCCAAGGGCGCGGCCGAGGCCATGTTCACCCACATCACCGAGGCGTGGGTGGTACGCCGCAGCGGGCCGGGCGAGCCGACCCGGCTGCGGCGTTAG
- a CDS encoding carbohydrate ABC transporter permease has protein sequence MSRLGPIRWLIAVPMVILALATIYPLLFTANVAMKTRREYVLDRFSLASALRWDNLSTAWNSVGMGRYFLNSVIVVACAVALLLLIGSMAGFALAQVRFRGSSALYLVCLAALFIPFQVIMVPLARIMADGGLIDTYPGLILAYVAQFLPFTVFLMTSYYRAVPTELVDAARIDGNTLYGVYRRIMLPMGAPALLSVGILDALFCWNDVLISLLMMPSADHRTLMVGITSLRGQYSADIPTFAAGVLIAGLPVLVTYLFLQRQIADGVTAGATKG, from the coding sequence ATGTCCCGCCTGGGGCCGATCAGATGGCTGATCGCCGTGCCGATGGTGATCCTCGCCCTGGCGACGATCTACCCGCTGCTGTTCACCGCCAACGTCGCGATGAAGACCCGCCGGGAGTACGTCCTCGACCGTTTCTCCCTGGCGAGCGCTCTCCGGTGGGACAACCTCAGCACCGCGTGGAACAGCGTCGGCATGGGGCGGTACTTCCTCAACTCCGTGATCGTGGTGGCCTGCGCCGTAGCCTTGTTATTGCTCATCGGGTCCATGGCCGGGTTCGCGCTGGCCCAGGTGCGGTTCCGTGGCTCGTCCGCGCTGTATCTGGTCTGCCTCGCGGCGCTGTTCATCCCGTTCCAGGTGATCATGGTGCCGCTGGCCAGGATCATGGCCGACGGCGGTCTCATCGACACCTATCCGGGGCTGATCCTGGCCTACGTCGCGCAGTTCCTGCCGTTCACCGTCTTCCTGATGACGAGCTACTACCGAGCGGTACCCACCGAGCTCGTCGACGCCGCACGGATCGACGGAAACACCCTGTACGGCGTCTACCGGCGCATCATGCTGCCGATGGGCGCACCGGCACTGCTGTCGGTGGGCATCCTCGACGCGCTGTTCTGCTGGAACGACGTGCTCATCTCGCTGCTGATGATGCCGTCGGCCGACCATCGCACCCTGATGGTGGGCATCACCTCACTGCGCGGCCAGTACTCCGCCGACATCCCCACCTTCGCAGCCGGTGTCCTGATCGCCGGGCTACCCGTGTTGGTGACCTACCTGTTCCTGCAGCGCCAGATCGCCGACGGCGTGACGGCCGGCGCGACGAAGGGCTGA
- a CDS encoding carbohydrate ABC transporter permease yields MLRLWPLGLGVNFSFTGDGEGNGATVGLDNYADLIDDPLFRTALRNVGLLVLLLPVAVAIPGLLATFIYLRVPGHRFFRSVYFFPAVLSPVIVGAIFNLLLAFDGPLNDVLGGSGVGPVDWLGDPDVAMFAVVGVHIWATSGMALVVFLAGFATLDPALLDAARVDGASLARMIWHVIIPGLSRTIQFVVVTTMIGMLTSMFGLLYVMTSGGPEGSTYLPEYYIWVQQGQMSRPALASAASTVLFLIMLVVGLLQVGLLRRAGRED; encoded by the coding sequence CTGCTCCGGCTCTGGCCACTGGGGTTGGGTGTCAACTTCTCCTTCACCGGTGACGGCGAAGGCAACGGTGCCACGGTGGGGCTCGACAACTACGCGGACCTCATCGACGACCCGCTGTTCCGCACCGCGCTGCGCAATGTCGGACTGCTGGTGCTGCTGTTGCCGGTCGCGGTCGCGATCCCGGGGCTGCTTGCCACCTTCATCTACCTGCGGGTGCCAGGACACAGGTTCTTCCGGAGCGTCTACTTCTTCCCAGCCGTGCTCTCACCGGTGATCGTCGGCGCGATCTTCAACCTGCTCCTGGCCTTCGACGGTCCGCTGAACGACGTGCTCGGCGGCTCAGGGGTCGGCCCGGTCGACTGGCTCGGCGATCCCGACGTAGCCATGTTCGCCGTTGTCGGCGTGCACATATGGGCGACGTCAGGAATGGCGCTGGTGGTGTTCCTGGCTGGGTTCGCGACCCTGGACCCCGCGCTTCTGGACGCCGCCCGGGTCGACGGCGCCTCGCTCGCGCGGATGATCTGGCACGTCATCATCCCGGGTCTGTCACGCACCATCCAGTTCGTCGTCGTCACCACGATGATCGGGATGCTGACCTCGATGTTCGGGCTGCTCTACGTCATGACCAGTGGTGGCCCGGAAGGGTCCACCTACCTGCCGGAGTACTACATCTGGGTCCAACAGGGGCAGATGAGCCGCCCGGCGCTCGCGTCTGCCGCGTCCACCGTCCTCTTCCTCATCATGCTGGTCGTGGGCCTGCTGCAGGTCGGCCTGCTGCGCCGGGCGGGGAGGGAGGACTGA
- a CDS encoding ABC transporter substrate-binding protein, whose product MKQRTLWSATLVAGLVVLAGCGSASDPDSASGGSKDKLVVWDWKSGDAAASAYVKKAKADFAQQHPGVTVEFAAQPFEQYYTLLGAAIQAGKGPDVMLFNGGGQIRDRADSLLPLDEYVRDDKKRLAGWEAFTKDGKTYAAPVTLQGHPIYYNKSLYRKAGLDPEQPATSWDEFVANCRTITKATGARCFAQGNKEGIGIQFFLSGLGSGVLSPTEYDDWIAGKRDWSSPAVKRVFSLWKETNDKGLNNDGANSTAMFNDAFAVFQSNKAAHIIGLMSDIGHWKDFAEFLDAGDVGVMEPPVVTAGATPSLPYDGGIGYAVAKSTKDPKVAADLVRSLTSTDALKPFYADAGAIVADRTVDVSSGGPAVATIVSGIDRGKPALHVALSSKTVDLMGRLSQQLLSGSVTVDAAVKQLAASDQAG is encoded by the coding sequence ATGAAGCAGCGAACACTGTGGTCGGCGACCCTGGTTGCCGGGCTCGTTGTCTTAGCCGGCTGCGGAAGCGCCTCCGACCCGGATTCCGCGTCCGGTGGTTCGAAGGACAAGCTCGTCGTCTGGGACTGGAAGTCCGGCGACGCCGCAGCGTCCGCATACGTCAAGAAGGCCAAGGCCGACTTCGCCCAGCAACATCCCGGCGTGACGGTCGAGTTCGCCGCGCAGCCGTTCGAGCAGTACTACACCCTGCTCGGGGCCGCCATCCAAGCCGGCAAGGGGCCCGACGTCATGCTCTTCAACGGCGGCGGGCAGATCCGTGACCGCGCGGACTCCCTTCTGCCGTTGGACGAGTACGTCCGTGATGACAAGAAGCGGCTGGCCGGGTGGGAGGCGTTCACCAAGGACGGCAAGACCTACGCCGCTCCGGTGACGTTGCAAGGTCACCCGATCTACTACAACAAGTCGCTCTACCGGAAGGCAGGGCTGGACCCGGAGCAGCCGGCCACCAGCTGGGACGAGTTCGTCGCCAACTGCCGGACCATCACCAAGGCGACCGGTGCCAGGTGCTTCGCGCAGGGCAACAAGGAAGGCATCGGTATCCAGTTCTTCCTGTCAGGGCTCGGCTCGGGCGTTCTGTCGCCCACGGAGTACGACGACTGGATCGCCGGCAAACGAGACTGGTCTTCGCCGGCGGTCAAGCGGGTCTTCTCGCTCTGGAAAGAGACCAACGACAAAGGCCTGAACAACGACGGGGCGAACTCGACGGCGATGTTCAACGACGCGTTCGCGGTGTTCCAGTCCAACAAGGCCGCCCACATCATCGGGTTGATGTCGGACATCGGGCACTGGAAGGACTTCGCCGAATTCCTCGACGCCGGCGATGTCGGCGTCATGGAGCCGCCGGTCGTCACCGCCGGCGCCACGCCGAGCCTTCCCTACGACGGCGGCATCGGCTACGCCGTCGCGAAGTCGACCAAGGACCCCAAGGTCGCCGCCGACCTGGTGCGCTCCCTGACCTCGACCGACGCACTGAAGCCGTTCTACGCTGACGCGGGCGCCATCGTGGCCGACCGCACCGTGGACGTCTCGAGCGGTGGCCCGGCCGTCGCCACCATCGTGTCCGGGATCGACCGCGGCAAGCCCGCCCTGCACGTGGCCCTGTCGTCCAAGACCGTAGACCTGATGGGGCGGTTGTCGCAGCAACTGCTGAGCGGATCGGTCACGGTCGACGCGGCGGTCAAGCAGCTGGCAGCGTCCGACCAAGCGGGCTGA
- a CDS encoding substrate-binding domain-containing protein → MTVLAVSTLLVLVGCATDEPTTGASDSPSAGTGPGTGKQSKFFVRADYDKQLALLDAAPTGPAGKPWEQALNPAMVETAKFAKPGPYKICFSNAGLNNPWRQVGFKTMQAEVDTHRGRISEFVHVDAEGKDQKQIADINDLLGKGCHALIVSPNTTATLTPAVEAACRKGLPVIVFDRGVDTSCPVTFINPIGGYGFGHVAAEFVTQKMKRGGKVLALRILPGVDVLETRWSAAKVAFDKAGVDVVGVEFTDGDPAKTKKIVNDYIQRYGTIDGVWMDAGAVAGAAVEAFEDAGKPVPPINGEDQLDFLKLWKDKKLTAIAPTYPTYQWRTPIIAALKILDGEQVPNPWKLPQPTITQDNLDEYVDSAMPPLHYAMCGCTDLPGYPRRWK, encoded by the coding sequence ATGACGGTGCTGGCCGTGAGCACCTTACTGGTGCTGGTCGGCTGCGCCACCGACGAGCCCACCACCGGCGCATCGGATTCGCCCTCCGCGGGCACCGGGCCGGGCACCGGGAAGCAGTCGAAGTTCTTCGTGCGGGCCGACTACGACAAGCAACTCGCGCTCCTGGACGCCGCGCCCACCGGGCCGGCCGGCAAGCCCTGGGAGCAGGCGCTCAACCCGGCGATGGTGGAGACCGCGAAGTTCGCGAAGCCAGGACCGTACAAGATCTGCTTCTCCAACGCGGGGCTGAACAACCCCTGGCGCCAGGTCGGTTTCAAGACCATGCAGGCCGAGGTCGACACGCACCGCGGCCGGATCTCCGAGTTCGTCCACGTCGATGCCGAAGGCAAGGACCAGAAGCAGATCGCCGACATCAACGACCTGCTCGGCAAGGGCTGCCACGCGCTCATCGTCTCGCCGAACACCACCGCGACGCTCACCCCGGCGGTGGAGGCCGCCTGCCGGAAGGGCCTGCCGGTCATCGTCTTCGACCGCGGTGTCGACACGAGCTGCCCGGTGACGTTCATCAACCCGATCGGCGGCTACGGATTCGGCCACGTCGCGGCGGAGTTCGTCACCCAGAAGATGAAGCGGGGTGGCAAGGTGCTCGCACTGCGGATCCTGCCCGGCGTCGACGTGCTGGAGACCCGTTGGTCCGCGGCGAAGGTCGCCTTCGACAAGGCGGGCGTCGACGTCGTCGGCGTGGAGTTCACCGACGGCGACCCGGCCAAGACCAAGAAGATCGTCAACGACTACATCCAGCGGTACGGCACGATCGACGGCGTCTGGATGGACGCCGGGGCGGTCGCGGGCGCGGCGGTCGAGGCGTTCGAAGACGCAGGCAAGCCCGTGCCGCCGATCAACGGCGAGGACCAGCTCGACTTCCTGAAGCTGTGGAAGGACAAGAAGCTCACGGCGATCGCCCCGACCTACCCGACCTACCAGTGGCGCACTCCGATCATCGCCGCGCTGAAGATCCTCGACGGCGAGCAGGTGCCGAACCCGTGGAAGCTGCCACAGCCGACCATCACCCAGGACAATCTGGACGAGTACGTCGACTCCGCCATGCCGCCGCTGCACTACGCGATGTGCGGCTGCACCGACCTGCCCGGCTACCCGCGGCGCTGGAAGTAG
- a CDS encoding mandelate racemase/muconate lactonizing enzyme family protein, whose product MRITGYRTLTTAQQWGRPVGDANGVYVDGVVPVPVVIVETDEGITGVGLGPHVEAEVIFAAIDGQDPRAVTALYDRMLRHTFKAGHAGVVFGTIGAFDTALWDIKAQAAGEPLWRLLGGNDRMVHAYASGLDIALTDDELVATYQVYAERGLRAAKLKGGLDIERDRHRLLLVREVLTEAAHGTRPGLMLDVNESWSRKQAVRHVGELERTLDLTWIEEPVRRWDADGLAAVSRGVRTAVASGENLTGLEQFRPLIAAGGIDIVQTAAVWGVTHFLRVAALAHAYDLPVSPIGNTPVALLHAATSVPNHLVSELQGLQPPIGVAMDLHVEDGAFVLGDTPGLGIRIDETVMTAAGRRTAHAPDGPHIRPEQAALRLLAVTPGPCSSTAEGTFDTMGMEDR is encoded by the coding sequence ATGCGCATCACCGGGTACAGAACCCTGACGACGGCGCAGCAATGGGGTCGACCTGTCGGTGACGCCAACGGCGTCTACGTCGACGGCGTCGTGCCCGTGCCGGTCGTCATCGTCGAGACCGATGAGGGGATCACCGGAGTCGGCCTGGGACCGCACGTGGAAGCCGAGGTGATTTTCGCCGCCATCGACGGCCAGGACCCGCGCGCGGTGACCGCCCTCTACGACCGCATGCTGCGGCACACGTTCAAAGCCGGGCATGCCGGCGTGGTGTTCGGCACGATCGGCGCGTTCGACACGGCGTTGTGGGACATCAAGGCACAGGCCGCGGGTGAGCCGCTGTGGCGGTTGCTCGGCGGCAACGACCGCATGGTCCACGCCTACGCCTCCGGCCTGGACATCGCCCTCACCGACGACGAGCTCGTCGCCACCTACCAGGTCTATGCCGAACGCGGACTGAGGGCGGCGAAGCTCAAGGGCGGCCTGGACATCGAGCGTGACCGGCACCGGCTGTTGCTCGTACGCGAGGTATTGACCGAGGCTGCGCACGGGACCCGGCCAGGGCTCATGCTGGACGTGAACGAGTCCTGGAGCCGAAAGCAGGCGGTACGCCACGTCGGTGAACTGGAACGCACACTCGACCTGACCTGGATCGAGGAGCCGGTCCGGCGCTGGGACGCCGACGGCCTGGCCGCCGTCAGCCGTGGCGTACGGACGGCGGTCGCCAGTGGGGAGAACCTCACCGGCCTCGAGCAGTTCCGCCCGCTGATCGCGGCGGGAGGCATCGACATCGTCCAGACGGCCGCGGTCTGGGGAGTCACCCACTTCCTGCGTGTCGCCGCGCTGGCGCACGCCTACGACCTGCCGGTCAGCCCGATCGGCAACACGCCTGTCGCGCTGCTGCACGCCGCGACGTCGGTGCCCAACCACCTCGTCAGCGAACTGCAGGGCCTGCAGCCGCCGATCGGCGTCGCGATGGACCTGCACGTCGAGGACGGCGCCTTTGTGCTCGGCGACACGCCGGGCTTGGGCATCCGGATCGACGAAACGGTGATGACCGCGGCCGGTCGGCGAACGGCACACGCACCCGACGGACCGCACATACGGCCGGAGCAGGCCGCCCTGCGGCTGCTCGCGGTCACCCCTGGACCATGCAGCTCCACCGCGGAAGGGACGTTCGACACCATGGGGATGGAGGATCGATGA
- a CDS encoding sugar phosphate isomerase/epimerase family protein, with amino-acid sequence MYTIGVNPWVWASPVDDEAMAELVPRIAAFGFDAVELPIEQPGDWDPARTRDLLAAYGLRAVGVCAVTSPGRDLVNAPPEVVASTVAYLKTCVDSAAAVGAPCVGGPVYAAVGRTWRMSPPEREACYAAVRRALRPVADYAGERGVSIGVEALNRYETSVVNTVEQAVEMIDGLPANVGLMIDTYHMNIEEADPYEALVTAGPHIKHVQASGTDRGAPGADHFDWPRFLAGLATTGYGGAVCIESFTAQNEAIATAASIWRPLAPSQDALARDGLSYLRTVLRGLENAPSSSPHAE; translated from the coding sequence GTGTACACCATCGGTGTCAACCCGTGGGTCTGGGCCTCGCCGGTCGACGACGAGGCCATGGCCGAGCTGGTGCCGCGGATCGCCGCGTTCGGTTTCGACGCGGTCGAGCTGCCGATCGAGCAACCCGGCGACTGGGACCCGGCCCGCACCCGGGACCTGCTGGCGGCGTACGGCCTGCGCGCGGTCGGCGTCTGTGCGGTGACCTCGCCCGGACGTGACCTCGTGAACGCCCCGCCGGAGGTCGTCGCCTCCACCGTGGCGTACCTGAAAACGTGTGTGGACAGTGCGGCGGCCGTCGGCGCGCCCTGCGTCGGCGGCCCGGTCTACGCCGCGGTGGGGCGGACCTGGCGCATGTCACCGCCTGAGCGCGAGGCCTGCTACGCGGCCGTCCGCCGCGCCCTGCGGCCAGTGGCCGACTACGCGGGGGAGCGGGGCGTGAGCATCGGCGTGGAGGCCCTCAACCGCTATGAGACGAGCGTCGTCAACACGGTCGAGCAGGCGGTGGAGATGATCGACGGCCTGCCCGCGAACGTCGGACTCATGATCGACACCTACCACATGAACATCGAGGAGGCCGACCCCTACGAGGCGCTCGTCACGGCCGGCCCGCACATCAAGCACGTCCAGGCCAGCGGCACCGACCGCGGCGCCCCGGGCGCCGACCACTTCGACTGGCCACGCTTCCTCGCCGGCCTGGCCACGACCGGCTACGGCGGCGCGGTGTGCATCGAGTCGTTCACCGCGCAGAACGAGGCCATCGCCACCGCGGCCTCGATCTGGCGGCCGCTTGCCCCCTCGCAGGACGCCCTCGCCCGTGACGGGCTGTCCTACCTCCGAACCGTCCTCCGCGGACTGGAGAACGCTCCGTCCTCATCCCCGCACGCCGAGTAG
- a CDS encoding RNA polymerase sigma factor, with translation MRAGRADETSLVVAAQAGDPRALDDLAATYLPLVYAIVRRALGELADVDDVVQETMLRALPELRTLRTPECFRPWLATIATRQISTHLHRRQVDAERTAPLEEMTDPPDADAENLALIHVELSGHRRKTVRASRWLDPDARALLSLWWLETAGRLTRAELAAALGTSVAHAGVRVQRMRNQLELSRSLVAALDAGPRCPRLTAALGGWDGVPSTLWRKRITRHTRSCEDCGRAADELVPLERLIVALALLPVPLARSATVPDKPALAGATGNAVVMGAESAEVGSLPTSRLGYSANSPEDRSSRRSSLRVR, from the coding sequence ATGCGAGCCGGCCGAGCCGACGAGACGAGCCTGGTCGTCGCCGCACAGGCCGGCGATCCACGAGCGCTCGACGACCTGGCCGCGACGTACCTGCCACTAGTATACGCGATCGTGCGCAGGGCGTTGGGTGAGCTTGCGGACGTCGACGACGTGGTGCAGGAGACGATGCTGCGGGCACTTCCTGAGCTGCGCACGTTGCGTACTCCGGAGTGCTTCCGGCCCTGGCTGGCCACGATCGCGACGCGACAGATCAGCACCCATCTGCACCGGCGGCAGGTGGACGCCGAACGGACGGCCCCCCTCGAAGAGATGACCGACCCGCCGGACGCCGACGCCGAGAACCTGGCCCTGATCCACGTCGAGCTGTCCGGTCATCGCCGAAAGACCGTACGCGCCAGTCGATGGCTCGACCCGGACGCCAGGGCGCTGCTGTCGCTGTGGTGGCTGGAGACCGCGGGCCGACTGACGCGGGCGGAGCTCGCGGCGGCGCTGGGAACGAGCGTGGCTCACGCGGGTGTGCGCGTCCAGCGGATGCGCAACCAGCTGGAGCTGAGCCGGTCACTCGTCGCCGCGCTGGACGCCGGCCCCCGGTGCCCACGGCTGACCGCCGCGCTGGGGGGCTGGGACGGCGTACCGAGCACGCTGTGGCGTAAGCGCATCACCCGGCACACCCGATCCTGTGAGGACTGCGGCCGGGCCGCCGACGAACTGGTACCCCTTGAGCGGCTGATCGTCGCCTTGGCGCTGCTCCCCGTCCCGCTGGCGCGGTCGGCCACGGTGCCCGACAAACCTGCGCTCGCCGGGGCGACCGGGAATGCCGTCGTGATGGGAGCCGAGTCGGCCGAGGTCGGCTCCTTGCCGACGTCAAGGCTGGGTTACTCGGCCAACTCGCCTGAGGACCGCTCGAGTCGGCGTTCAAGTCTTCGCGTTCGGTGA